A single Desulfovibrio piger DNA region contains:
- a CDS encoding anaerobic ribonucleoside triphosphate reductase — MLASIIKRDGTEVAFDSVKILNAITKANKASGEDMSPTDLLFVTEKVCRKLEAQNLRHVEEIQDVVEETLIQYDYAKTAKAYILYRAEHTKRRNAESYLMEIYKTLTYAPAIEEDIKRENANIDGDTAMGTMLKYGSEGAKYFTDNYVLPKDASAAHINGDIHIHDKDFYMLTETCCQIDLIPLFRNGFSTGHGHLREPNSIESYSALACIAIQANQNEMHGGQSVPHFDYAMAGGVAKTFRKEYRHAFTAFVRIRTGMDAARAEEFSQQILLPVMPAIRMADVDELGKRLEGLVAGNERELVRAAHAYAAEEALRITDRRTYQAMEAFVHNLNTMNSRAGAQVPFSSVNYGTDTSAEGRMVVRNLLLATQAGLGSGETSIFPVQIFKVKEGVNYNEGDPNYDLFKMAIKTSAMRLFPNFSFLDAPFNLQYYKPGDYNSEVAYMGCRTRVLGNVYDPDRQVTCGRGNLSFTSINLPRLGIEARGDQDRFFQLLDDQIDLVFRQLLHRFDIQCSKKVRNYPFLMGNGIWLDSEKLDWDDSVAEVLRHGTLTVGFIGLAETLVALTGKHHGESEESQKLGLRIVEHMRKRCDDEAAKTHLNFTLIATPAEGLSGRFVALDRKKYGVIKGVTDREYYTNSFHVPVYFPIKAFRKIELEAPYHSFTNAGHITYVELDGDTCKNLEAFETIIRFMHDKGVGYGSINHPLDRDPVCGYVGVINGQCPRCGRKEGEAVSQETLKMLRRKYPHMPRCCR; from the coding sequence ATGCTTGCGAGCATCATCAAGCGGGACGGGACCGAGGTCGCCTTCGATTCCGTCAAAATTCTCAATGCCATCACCAAGGCCAACAAGGCGTCCGGCGAGGACATGTCCCCCACGGATCTCCTGTTCGTCACCGAAAAGGTCTGCCGCAAGCTCGAAGCCCAGAACCTCCGCCATGTGGAAGAGATCCAGGACGTGGTGGAAGAGACCCTGATCCAGTACGATTACGCCAAGACCGCCAAGGCCTACATCCTGTACCGGGCCGAGCACACCAAGCGCCGCAACGCGGAATCGTACCTGATGGAGATCTACAAGACCCTGACCTACGCGCCCGCCATCGAGGAAGACATCAAGCGCGAGAACGCCAACATCGACGGCGATACGGCCATGGGCACCATGCTCAAGTACGGTTCCGAAGGGGCCAAATATTTCACCGACAACTACGTCCTGCCCAAGGACGCCTCGGCCGCGCACATCAACGGTGACATCCACATCCATGACAAGGATTTCTACATGCTCACCGAGACCTGTTGCCAGATCGACCTGATCCCGCTGTTCCGCAACGGCTTCTCCACCGGTCACGGCCATCTGCGCGAGCCCAATTCCATCGAGAGCTATTCCGCCCTGGCCTGTATCGCCATCCAGGCCAACCAGAACGAGATGCACGGCGGCCAGAGCGTGCCGCATTTTGATTACGCCATGGCCGGCGGCGTGGCCAAGACCTTCCGCAAGGAATACCGCCATGCCTTCACCGCCTTCGTGCGCATCAGGACGGGCATGGATGCCGCCCGGGCCGAGGAGTTCAGCCAGCAGATCCTGCTGCCCGTGATGCCCGCCATCCGCATGGCCGATGTGGACGAACTGGGCAAGCGCCTGGAAGGCCTGGTGGCCGGGAACGAGCGCGAGCTGGTGCGTGCCGCCCATGCCTACGCCGCCGAGGAAGCCCTGCGCATCACCGACCGCCGCACCTATCAGGCCATGGAAGCCTTTGTGCACAACCTGAACACCATGAATTCCCGCGCCGGCGCGCAGGTGCCCTTCAGCTCCGTCAACTACGGCACCGATACCTCCGCCGAGGGCCGCATGGTGGTGCGCAACCTGCTGCTGGCCACCCAGGCCGGTCTGGGCAGCGGCGAGACATCCATCTTCCCGGTGCAGATCTTCAAGGTCAAGGAAGGCGTCAACTACAACGAAGGCGACCCCAACTACGACCTGTTCAAGATGGCCATCAAGACCTCGGCCATGCGCCTGTTCCCCAATTTCAGCTTCCTGGATGCGCCGTTCAACCTGCAGTACTACAAGCCCGGCGACTACAACAGCGAAGTGGCCTACATGGGCTGCCGCACCCGCGTGCTGGGCAACGTGTACGACCCCGACCGCCAGGTGACCTGCGGCCGCGGCAACCTGAGCTTCACGTCCATCAACCTGCCCCGTCTGGGCATCGAGGCCAGGGGCGACCAGGACCGCTTCTTCCAGCTGCTGGATGACCAGATCGACCTGGTGTTCCGCCAGCTGCTGCACCGCTTCGACATCCAGTGCTCCAAGAAGGTGCGCAACTATCCCTTCCTGATGGGCAACGGCATCTGGCTGGATTCCGAAAAGCTGGACTGGGACGACAGCGTGGCCGAAGTGCTCAGGCACGGCACCCTGACCGTGGGCTTCATCGGCCTGGCCGAGACCCTGGTGGCCCTGACCGGCAAGCATCATGGCGAGAGCGAAGAGTCCCAGAAGCTGGGCCTGCGCATCGTGGAGCATATGCGCAAGCGCTGCGATGACGAAGCCGCCAAGACGCATCTCAACTTCACCCTGATCGCCACGCCTGCCGAGGGCCTGAGCGGCCGCTTCGTGGCCCTGGACCGCAAGAAGTACGGCGTCATCAAGGGCGTCACGGACCGGGAGTACTACACCAACTCCTTCCATGTGCCCGTGTATTTCCCCATCAAGGCCTTCCGCAAGATCGAGCTGGAAGCGCCCTACCACAGCTTCACCAATGCCGGTCACATCACCTATGTGGAGCTGGACGGCGATACCTGCAAGAACCTGGAAGCCTTCGAGACCATCATCCGTTTCATGCACGACAAGGGCGTGGGCTACGGATCCATCAACCATCCGCTGGACCGCGACCCCGTGTGCGGCTATGTGGGCGTCATCAACGGCCAGTGCCCCCGCTGCGGGCGCAAGGAGGGCGAGGCCGTGAGTCAGGAAACGCTCAAGATGCTGCGCCGCAAGTATCCGCACATGCCCCGCTGCTGCCGTTAG
- the nrdD gene encoding anaerobic ribonucleoside-triphosphate reductase has translation MLMKSELTETKAEVKMVGEGVPFERVRRITGYLVGTLDRFNNAKRAEERDRVKHA, from the coding sequence ATGCTGATGAAATCTGAACTGACCGAGACCAAAGCCGAAGTGAAGATGGTGGGCGAAGGCGTGCCCTTTGAGCGCGTGCGCCGCATCACCGGCTATCTGGTGGGGACGCTTGACCGTTTCAACAACGCCAAGCGTGCCGAAGAACGCGACCGCGTCAAGCATGCCTAG
- the larA gene encoding nickel-dependent lactate racemase: MSEHTLHYGDISWTMPVADKNLAAVLESNPVSLPVMEPDQAVREALRHPIGSPCLKDIVNPGEKICLLVPDVTRLWQSPAVYVHVMVEELNACGIPDSDILIVTATGTHRAHVGDEQARLLGEDICRRIRVIDHDCRDTAHLVHVGDTSRGTPVWFNSYAMACDKIIITCGVVYHFLAGFGGGGKMLLPGIAGYETIQRHHKQALNPGFGNGTNADVRSANMADSNIFHADIFEAAAMARPCFGLNVVVNDDYRILKAFAGDWVQSHAAACRLVDSMEGVTIHERTPLVVASAGGYPKDINLYQTIKLLSNALSAVQPGGTLILLSRCSEGFGNPDTERQICAYSDMQAREKALRDTFSIGSYVGFLFAEAAEKHNLILVTDMDAALFGKTKLHVCHTLDEALDMARHFLGQELDVRTTIMPHGASTLPKLAV; this comes from the coding sequence ATGTCAGAACATACGCTGCACTATGGTGATATTTCCTGGACCATGCCGGTGGCCGACAAGAACCTGGCGGCCGTGCTGGAGTCCAATCCTGTGTCTTTGCCGGTCATGGAACCGGATCAGGCCGTGCGTGAGGCCCTGCGCCATCCCATCGGCTCGCCCTGCCTGAAGGACATCGTCAACCCCGGCGAGAAGATCTGTCTGCTGGTGCCCGATGTGACCCGCTTGTGGCAGTCGCCCGCGGTCTACGTCCATGTGATGGTGGAAGAGCTCAACGCCTGCGGCATCCCCGACAGTGACATCCTCATCGTCACGGCCACGGGCACGCACCGTGCCCATGTGGGCGACGAACAGGCCCGCCTGCTGGGCGAGGACATTTGCCGCCGCATCCGCGTCATCGACCACGACTGCCGCGATACGGCCCATCTGGTGCATGTGGGCGATACCAGCCGCGGCACGCCGGTGTGGTTCAACAGCTACGCCATGGCCTGCGACAAGATCATCATCACCTGCGGCGTGGTCTATCACTTCCTGGCGGGCTTCGGTGGCGGCGGCAAGATGCTGCTGCCCGGCATCGCCGGGTACGAGACCATCCAGCGCCACCACAAGCAGGCCCTGAACCCCGGTTTCGGCAACGGCACCAATGCCGACGTGCGCAGCGCCAACATGGCGGACAGCAACATCTTCCATGCCGACATCTTCGAGGCCGCGGCCATGGCCCGCCCCTGCTTCGGCCTCAATGTGGTGGTCAATGACGACTACCGCATCCTCAAAGCCTTCGCCGGCGACTGGGTCCAGTCCCATGCGGCGGCCTGCCGTCTGGTGGACAGCATGGAGGGCGTGACCATCCACGAGCGCACGCCCCTGGTGGTGGCCAGCGCGGGCGGCTATCCCAAGGACATCAACCTGTACCAGACCATCAAGCTGCTGAGCAACGCCCTGAGCGCCGTGCAGCCGGGCGGGACCCTGATCCTGCTTTCCCGCTGTTCCGAAGGCTTCGGCAACCCCGACACGGAGAGGCAGATCTGTGCCTACAGCGACATGCAGGCCCGCGAGAAGGCCCTGCGCGATACGTTCTCCATCGGCAGCTATGTAGGCTTCCTGTTCGCCGAGGCGGCCGAGAAACACAACCTCATCCTGGTGACGGACATGGATGCCGCCCTGTTCGGCAAGACGAAGCTGCACGTCTGCCACACCCTGGACGAGGCCCTGGACATGGCCCGCCATTTCCTGGGGCAGGAGCTGGACGTGCGCACCACCATCATGCCGCACGGCGCCTCGACCCTGCCCAAGCTGGCGGTCTAG